The Anguilla anguilla isolate fAngAng1 chromosome 2, fAngAng1.pri, whole genome shotgun sequence genome contains the following window.
ACACATTCCCCAGTAATTAACATTTGACAGAtatgttcagtgtaaaacatTAGTGAGATAGAATTTTACAGTACATGGGTAACAGTTAGGCATTACTTATGAAACCGTGCCACCTTTATTACTGGAAACCTGTAAATGTCAAAGGCGGCAACATTGTATGCACACTTATCGTGTGGTTGGTTACTACTAACGGGACGATCAATAactatacgtgtgtgtgcgcgtgtcagATCGCTTATAGCATTGTGCAAAATTAGTTCAGACATATTTCGCGAAGGCATCATTCAACTTTTTCCTTGCTCGTTACTACccacaaaaacagattttcGACTGAAAACAGCCAGACTCTCGGTCATGTatagctaataataataaggcaTGCTTCGCCAATTCGTAACTTGGCGGATAGCATATGCCTGCAATAGCACCCTGGTGTTACATGTAGCATGTATTTTTTGAGCCACATTACtgtcactgaaatgaaaactgcCATGGCACGCACAGTTAgccaatgtatttatttacccaatgtatttatttaccaaCACAGACGGTCTGCTTTCAGCCCTTTGAAATTCGCGTCCATTccttgcatatttgtcacatatAGAAAAGtatacaaaatgcattatttaatgaAGCCATGAATGTAAATCAGGCGAATATAGCCCGCCCTGTAACGTTGTCGTTTGTTATTGTCGTCACTTCCGTCGAGCTTAACATTTGAATCGGCTCGAACATAGGCTGCGTCCGAATGGTCTTTTTCGCTTAgaaaggttcctaactgagtgtaatgacccggaagtatctaagtggcagccatgataagagctgttcgaattctctaaatgctaaggaaaggtgcttcaatgcttcctatcTTATCTCCTTTGGCATAGGGCGCACTGGACcgtcctttacgaaaggaaaggagatagtgccgtcccacaattccttacggcagcaacatttaaagcgaagCACCGTTCGTccgttcacgaaaacaaacgatcaacatgactgagttgtgtggtggttaagctattatatgcataggcttaaaatcagatcataatcagcatattaaccattacacagaagtctgtctttcaagaaaaagggatatgagacgtttttagccagattatgtttttaattcaacatgtttgaaacttatgaATGATATGTGCAGTAGtaaatttgtaggcctaacatgttatgcctatcttgcattacacttaatgaattattttcatacaatcatactaattgggatttatgtcgataaatatgagtggacaggagggtgagcgtgagcaaccattctcaatggaacaaccatttcgtttcacttgTGACTGGCAGCCTATATTccgtttttatttcaattccaaccttggtaattacgtaatatttttcaccgggttgtccacgtttatatagcctgcatgaaacagcACGGTAAGAGCGCACGAGGCGAAGTATCTAAAATGCGCTTTTAGTGTCTTCCCAACGGAAGCAAGACACTGGAGAGCCTGAGATtaacccccacacacgcacccatacgAAGCAGCTTTATGTTCCTCTTGAAAATAAGTAAGGAATATTGTacataatgaacacattttttatgacTAGTTCAAAGGTTTATTGCCAATTAcatgttaaagaaaaaacatacacaGTAGTAATAACAATATACAATAGGCCTTCAGGACTATGCAAAGAAAAAATTACAGCTGAAATTAGAATTGAAAAAATATCCAACTAGATGagaatctgcattgcttcatctGGGAACTAAAAACTTACAAATGAACTTCGAGTCATCTCAAATTTCCTGTATTAAGTAGGGCCTAATATTCCATTTTGCATAGGAGTTTTAATTGAGATATCACTGTCTCCATTTGATTTTTAACAAATAACATAAGTGTTTGTCGAGCACAACACTGTGACCCTAAAAGCCTCTGTACAAGTGATGTTTCTGAAGTAGCCTAATAACTTGCTTGCtttaaaacactatttttaaactaaaattcTGAATGAAACAAGAATTtcagtgcatgcacacaaaggTTTAGCTAAAAGTAGCTTCCAGAAATCGCAAATGTGACATGAGCTTTCCTGCAAAACGTCATGTGAGTGGTTGATTTTTATCACACAGTCCTCTGCAGAACTggctcacacaaacatgaattGGAGGAAGACACTTTATGTGCAGTTTAACAAGCAGAGTTGCAGGTGACCAATCAACTAGCAGGAGTCCCTGGTGTGCGACGAGGCACTGTCATTCCAGCGGACTGAACACCATCCTCACCATCCAGCTTTAACAGGGCAACATTTGACATATACGTTTCAAAACCCCGCAGATTCTTCAATCAACCAAGATGGTTTTGAAATCCTTTGAAATTTTGGGCTTCCAAAACTGGTAGGAACTTCCTCATCTGGTCTGAATAATAAGGCTGTGGGAAGCGTCATTACAACCACACAGAATTTACACCAACTCATCTTCAGGCATGAAAAGAGTTTCTTTGTTGTGAATTTGCTGATGTTGTTTAAAGTGTCCCAAATGGCCAAAACTATCACCACATATAATGCAGGTGTACTCTTTCTCAATAGTGTGAACCCGCTGATGTTCTTTAAAAGTTCCTAGCCTATAGAACCTCTGTCCACATTCGGTGCAAATATAggttttttctcctttgtgaATTCTCTGGTGAGTGTGTAAGCTTCCCAAGTGAgtgaagctcttcccacactcactgcaggtgtacagtctctcacctgtgtgaagCAACTGATGTTGTTCCAAGTTCCCTAAGCGAAAGAAAACCTTCCCACAGACTGTGCAAGAGTATGACTCATCTGTGTGAGTTAGCTGATGCTGTTTCAAGTTTCCTAAATGACAGAAACTTTTTCCACAATCTGAGCAAGAGTATGGCTCCTCCCCTGTGTGAGTTCTCCGGTGAATTTTTAGAGCCCCCAAGTGACTGAAACACTTCCCACAGACAGTGCAAGAGTGTTGTCTCTCTCCAGTGTGAATTTGCTGATGCCGTTTTAAAATTCTTAATTCTCTAAAACTCATACCACACTCATTGCAAGAATGTGGTTTTTCTCCTGTATGAATTTGCCGATGGAGTTTTAAACTTCCCAAGTGATTGAAACTTTTCTTGCAGTCATGGCAAGAATATGGTTTTTCACCTGTGTGCATTCTTTTGTGAGTTTTTAAGTGCTCAGAGCGACTGAAACTTTTATTACAGTCTGAGCAAGAATAtggtttttctcctgtgtgCATTCTCTGGTGAGTTTTCAAGTGCTCCAAGCGACTGAAACTCTTCCCACATTGTGTGCAAGTGAACTGTTTCTCCCCAGTGTGAATCAGCTGATGTCTTTTCAGGTTTCCTGATTTCCTGAAGCTCTTCCCACAGTCAGGGCAAGAATGTGGTCTACAGGCATACAACTTATCTCCTGTGGGAGTCTCTTTCTGCCTTTCACTGACCTCTGAAGTCTGTAAAAGCTTCCCACTGTCCTTAGAAACATATGATTTCTCATCCAGGTCAATTTCACTGTGAGACCTAatgtttttcctgtcacttAAACTCTTATTACCCTGAAGACTGAACCTCTTTCTAACACCACCACATTCACTTTGATCTTCCTCAGTTTCCATTTCAATCTCAGGTAAATCATAATTAGATTCAGTCGGCAGTGTGTTCACTGGCAAATTTCCAAAATCCCCATCATCTCTGTGGTTTTcctgttttgtattaatttggtCCAGTTCATCAGGCTCAATTTTTATTGCAGTGAGAAGATGTTCATCATGGTTAACACTACATTGTTCATTAGTCTCAGTTTTCATTTGGTCAACCATCAGAGTAGTTCTTGAGCCTAATGCTGTAGTGCTGAGGTATTCACAATCTGCATTTTtggccctgctctctctgtagtAACTGCTCCCTTCAGTGTTTCCATTGAAAGTCGGTAAAGAGCCTTTTTCTACTGGGCTAAATGACTCCATCTCAGAGTGAATGAAGGCACCATCCCAGTGATTTTTCAAGCCAGAAGTTGTGAAGCCAGTATAGCCCAACAACGCTGAGGTAGAACCTTTTGACTGGATGTGTAGAGTGGCAGTGTAACTCCCAGTCTGCGTGATGAAGATCCACACGGCTGCCCTGTCCTCTGCACAGCTGCGGTGTGTTCTTCAGCGAGTCTCTGCCTGGTGGCTCAGAATGGAGCTCCTCTCACTGTTGGTACTGCTGCTCAACAGGAGCCCTTTCCCTAGAGCTTCAGAACAGAACATACAGAACcattacacactcattcactatCAATATCAATCTTCAGTGGAAGGAGACTAACAACCTGGGCGCCACTGGTGGAACTACAAACACACTACTAAAATATGTTGGAATAATCTTTGTCCCATACATAAAGGGACATGCAATAGGAAATGTCCTCTGTGTGGCTCCAAACAAGGAAGTACTTAGAAAAGAGAATGGCTGTGTCCCAACCCGCATACTTCCACGCTCCGAGTGCGCATAGCGAGCATGTCTCCATCTTGGAGTGCGAGTCCAAACTGAAGTTCGGTAGTGCGGAGCACGGATAAAGTACCCGGATGCGCACTCCGTTTGatcaaaatttgaagtgtgcatccgtgcatgcTCCGACTGGGAAAAATCCCATAATTCCTTTCAAGAAAACTGTCAAGAACAACGGTAATGGCGGATGACAGTAGTCTAGTCTAGTGCGGTCGCTGCCTCTCTCGGATTGGAAACTGAAATCATGTCATAGGAAAATGGTGCACAGTGAGGAgtttgtatataaataaagtggaaCAGTGTTAATGAATAACACAATATGTAAAGtatgagttgttttttttagtttaaagatATGTACTTTTAAGGAGTGTAGCGAGCTATATTGACTACATCGGTGCTGATCGTCGGGTCccattttgaattataaacTTCCGTCTTATCCTTGCCACTGCCCATCTTTTTTCATTAGTGGGCTTGCTTCCggcatttagttatattaatgcAGACTTAAAGTTGATAAAGTAAATAAGTCTgcattaatataactaaatgtatatgtatgaagttggtttttcacttttagacagtttattatgtgtattttacaGGACTTagattttaataggtaacgatgtcaAGTTATCTCTAATAAATAGAATTATCTCTTGGAATTATCTCAttgcgacccattaaatccTATGGCGCAGAccttgcttcataatttcaaactgctttcctaatggctattttgcgtcctgcgacttgggttacaactgtgaatatgtacggattcctagacgtgctaatagcgaccaccctttctcatattaacctcaaatacggaagacaggacacttatacagtatgctagcaaatttgtgtcaagttccattcatttatatggggtggtcgatacacgtccccttagcaaccaaaagctagcgctggaccacctctgacttattcgcctgcacagaaaaaaatcgcgaaagtatttaaaaaataaccactggaggataacaaggacatttttccctacataactaggtacaggttgttaccgatatttcacctatttcatatatagttgcaaatcagtttacgttttcctgtctgtcgaacgaaagtggtcgataataggtgctttCACTCTATGTCAGCGGTCGCCCAGTGCTAGCTTtagttgctaaggggacgtgtatcgaccaccccgtAGAGATTAATGGAATATGTCTTTACTTGAGATCATATTGTAGAAGTGTCCCGTCttgtgtatttcaggttaatatGAAAAAGGCTGGTCCCTACTAGAATTTCTCGCGATCCGTTACATATTCACaattgtaacccaagtcgcaggaagCAAAATAGCCATTTAGGGAAACAGTTGCAAACTGTGAAGCGACACTTGCACCAATGTACTTAATGGTCGCGATTAAGGAATTAATTAGTCTAAGAGTTGATATTGTAGAAGAGGTCGTATCAATATAAcgaaaatgtatatgtatattgttttttttttcatttagacagttatgtgtaatttttacaggacttgcatttaaatagaTAACGGCGTCCAGTCcgcttgaataaatatgaaataaatacagtagcATTTCAGATGGTTGATAATATGTCCTCTCACTCTCACGTTATTCCCCTCAAGTTTATTAGGCTACCGGAATTTTACCCATAGTTAcggcaaaggttaaaggttatgggTCAGATATCGTCACAAAGTGCATCCAGAGCAAgtggccaaaaccagactttgtttttgaagcttaCTTCCTGctcttgttgagagacgttggtcactagcgccactgcggttggctccagtataggtgtttccacatccggtttccatgtaagtctatggtacaaatgcggtcaaaatacaaagtcaataattttttctcacaagaacaagtAGTcacaatgtgtattttattcgtcttatgactgtccatgggtcgatttcatgatttatcgtgtcatttgggcactgttataatatttgttgtggaccaatgaggtacagtttgcgtcacttcctgattactgcggaggactaagctacagtaggggctacagtctatggtcactggggtgggaggtggcgcctcttggccttgacgtTGCGGCTCCGACTCATCGTCCACGGTCCACTTTTcagcatcccatttcgtagtgatttcattatggcgtgtgccatttacagctgcactagacgaccataggggcgacatagctcaggaagtaagagcggttgtctaggcagtcggagggttgccgattCGAGccctgccctgggtgtgtcgaagtgtccttgagcaagagaCCTAAGCCCTAAATGCTCTGgttaatgagaggcatcaattgtaaagcgctttggataaaagcgctatataaatgcagtccatttaccataatcctcctctgaagtttttcggtagccaagtcatttttactatttcctttagcctacttaaccaaataattagttggcagaaagcgtaagcagcgcttatttgctatatttggtagtccagtagcctatgctaaaacagtttgcaacttcggctaccaagccatttgactagctagctaaccctaaccggcaaatattcaatctgtcaaacgtgtttgacggcttgtcagtcctgtacattccgtaaatgtctacctgggccatgcttcacggatgtgacaaagctactataatcccaaTTTTGGGatgaacactgcaaaattttcagtttcacgaggcgaattaagagtcttaaggtttatttgctggataacatacaacacacaatgaaatcacacacagagaattgAACAAAATTAACCACcattgtaagactggcatttagaaaggaacatgtttttagcatttaagtggccgacaagagcatttaagccagtggttctcagaatcagTCCTGGGGGCTCTTTGCATATGTTGGCTTTtgtccattggttttgatgatctacaagaaaaaaaacaaataattaggAATTCAACgtacattatttttctcttcatgcaccaggtggaaaacttgctctacaaagtgcgttgtcatatttacacacctgcagatcagttattaaaatacctGGTAGATCTGTTAATCActgctgacagtgttaatttgtattcgtttaaaagtgacttgtgaatgatcggtcagctagcgtcacccagcgagtgaacaccacaaacggcggtGGAGTAGGCGAACAGTTattggctcattaactgactgtggcgaaaacctacggtgataacttgctcggttaactaCGGAAGAGGATTTGGGCCacgataatttttttttagttctgactttaaagtcggaattctgagattaaagtcagaattctgactttaaagtcagaactcaaaaaaaaaattcacatgtggCCCTAATTCTCTTCCAtagttaacagcaggtctaccagacagttatatggaAATTAGCCTAGTGAAAAATCGCcagtacacatctctgattgattgaccatcagtgtagtcgatgttcttcccctgtggttcatattgctaatgcgtgagctaaccacgaaTATCcgggatagcctacctagctcactggcaagctgatatgctagctattCGGTGAtattttgctgagaaacataaatattgAAGATAATTgaaacttattttattattaaatgtcaTAAACATAACGTGactacatgacacagtacagacacggatggaaattaaacatttgataatatattttaaaacataacggcagacactCAGCTTACCTCAAGTTTGTTCTGCAATcattcgttcaggttgatgggctttttcgcaccggactgtcaatcacactgtgCAAAAAACACAGAACGACTGAACTccatggttttggctccaaatcgaaaACATGGCcacgcccgccattgagcttcaaaacgtgttttcgagacccacggagagtcaatgtatctttgtccatattttttacagtctcgaGTGCATCCCACTGATTTAACTGTTTCTCCGTGCTTATGAGTGGAGTTTCCTGGGTCcagagcagagactgtaaaaaatatggacaaagctactgtgacgtcacccattgactctccgtgggtctctaaaacacgttttgaagctcaatggcgggcgcggccattttctcgatttggagccaaaaccatagagttaagcggtcttgtgatttttacaatttgattgacagtccggtgcggaaaagcccatcaacctgaacgaggctaactgactgtctgccgttatgttttaaaatatattatcagatgtttacggagtttaatttccatccgtgactgtactgtgtcatgtaatcacgttatatgtatgacattaaaaatacaattaggctatgttcagttatcttcaatttatgtttctcagcaaaacgaatatgcttagctagcatatcagcattccagtgagctaggtaggctatccgtggttagctcacgcattagcaatatgaaccacaggggaagaacattgactacactgatggtcaatcaatcagagatgtgtaggctactggtgatttgactaggctaattttcgtataactgtctggtagatctgctgttaaccaagcaagttatcgtcgtaggttttcgccacagtcagttaatgagccagtaactgctactagctactccatcgccgtttgtggtgttcacttgctgggtgacgctagctgaccgatcgttcgcaaatcactttctaccgaataaaaattaacactgtcagcggtgattaacaaatctaccaagtattttaataactgatatgcaggcgtgtaaatatgacaacgcactttgtacagcaagttttccacctggtgcatgaagacaaaaataatgtagcctacgttgaatttctaattattattaggctattatttttttcttgtaaatcatcaaaaccaatggagaaaagccaatatacgcaaggaacccccagaaccgattctgagaaccactgtcttaaatgcctagcttgtcggtctcttaaatgctaaaaacatgttcctttctaaatgccaagatggttaatttcgtaaaattctgtgtgtgatttcatcgtgtgttctatattcagcaaatgaaccttgagactcttaattcgcttcgtgaaactgaaaaagtgtttatcccaaaatcgagATAGTAgttttgtcacatgcgtgaagcatggcccaggtagacatttacggaatgtacacgactgacaagccgccaaacacgtctgacagattgaatgtttgccggttaaggttagctagctagtcaaatggcttggtagccgaagttgcgaactgttttagcataggctactactggactaccaaatatagcaagctgattacgctttctgccaagtaattatttggttaaggattattttatggtcgtctagtgcagctgtaaatagcacacgccataatgaaatcaccacgaaatgggatgcgtgcattttcagacttagcacaggcggaccgtggccggagccgcaatgtcaaggccaagaggcgccaccgcccaccccagtgaccatagactgtagcccctactgtagctcagtccttcgcagtaatccggaagtgacgcaaactgtacctcattggtccagaacaaatattggcactgagcccaaatgacgcaataaatcatgaaatcgacccatggacagtcataagaccaataaaatacacctattatgactatttgttcttgtgagaaaaaattattgactttgtattttgatcgcatttgtaccgtagacttacatggaaaccggatatgaaaacacctatactggagccatccgtagtggcgctagtgagcaaccaggaactacaacaccaggaaatgagcttcaaaaacgaagtctggttttggccgcttggtccaGAGGTGCGTTCAAATTCAGCGAACAGAGGCGAACGCTCGTGGCGAAcgttttctttgaacagttaaattaaattttttaacaacgttccaaattgtttgcattagctagctagttaacttaAATGGGTAACATTAAGTTGGCATTAGCTACGTTAGCTATCGACAGTTAGCTACATTAAATTGTTGTGACAGCATTCACGTTGATGATAGCTAACATTGAGCGTTAAGTAGTTTGCAAACGTTCAACTTGTTCGCTGAATTTGAACGCATCTCAGACCTTTGAATCCAAAGATGGAAATGGAGTGTAACGAGTTGACAATTCTGTCTGATATCAGGCTACGAGTGGAGCGGCGCGAAGTTAAAACAAACTACAATGTCGGGCAATATTGAGAAGACCgtctatgtaaaataaatttgttaatCAAGGGGGTCATAACAAATTCAAGAATATTATTCAGCATCCTAAACACGAAAGAGAGGCCATTAAGTGAACGTTTCCGAGATGTTGGGGTAATCCCATATAGACCCAGTGTCTATTCTGGGAGgatttgtgtgatttgtgaatCCAAAAAACATCTCCCCTTTGAATAAATGCCTTCAAATCAGAGTGCTGTTCGGATTTCAAAGTAATTGGTACTTTTAATCGACGTAAAACAGCCTGGATAACCGCGTCTATCCTGTCTAAAGGCCAATTCATACTTTCCGCGTCCGCGTGTCCGCGAGGGTCCGCTTTGGTCCGCGTGACGTAAATGTCGTCATCCACCCATGTCCGCGAGGGTCCGCGTGCAGCCCAAAATTTGTAACCGAGCAGACTGTATGCATAGCAAGCGCGCCGATTGCGCATGCTCCAGATAACAAAATGGATTCTTGTATTGAAGAGAGGTTGTGCGAGGAGATCCGCCGTtacccacatttatattgtctatatgggtattcataaaaatattctttcaccactcaaaaatcatattccttcacagcaacaagataaacccgtcAATAGCCCTACGATATGCCAATAGggcgctgctcactgaataacgaaataaacgagacaaagttttttaaaatgataccatgtcattctacagtcaatatctgggactaaatattgaataaatatacaaccttcccattgcttttacgcgtagagatgtcccttttgagactgagtggtcatatattgtcttggacaatccggtTGTGAAATACACACGCATTTGTGATggctgggtaccttccaaaatagatgtgcgtaataccacacctgttgtttacggcgttgtcaccctttttagtacagtctgtctTGATTGAcacttcatttattcagtaggtgagagtataagctttctaacgatgtatagcatgtctaattttgcttttggaatagcgttttataggtcagcgtaaccgaaaattttcttatcatcgcattcacttacgcattcactctgtggtaatgGAACTGGAATGGAGTGTGGCTCGGGAAATGCGCATGCGTGGAACACCAGACCGACGTGAACCCTCAATTGTAGTATGAATGGAACCATGTGCGCGTCCGCGCGACCTGTACGAGTCCGCAGCTGTACGCGGACGCGGAATGCGGAAAGTATGTACGAGCCTTAAAGGCTAAAGGCCACTTCATGGTCCAGACGTAGCATACACGgactcttctggctggactaccggcatctgccaccagacccctgcaactcattcagaatgctgcggctcatctggtcttcaacctccccagacactcccacgtcactcccctgctcactaccctccactggctgcctgttatagctcgcatcaaatttaaaacattggtcctagcataccaggcagtcaagggatcagccccagcatacctccacaagatattcaaaccctacatgccagccagatccctccgttctgctacctcaggacgcctagcacctccccctcttcgcacctgcacttccagaacacgtctcctgtctattctggccccacgatggtggaatgacctcccggtggaggtcagaacagctgagacactgacccatttcaaacgacgactgaagactcacctcttcaggctgcacctctccccatccctccctacccccctgtaaatgactgtaagcttagggttgtaactaggcagctgtttcgtaggtgacttaggtgcattaactgtcttaactactgcttgtattttttccatagactgcgttgttgccgttctcgttgtttagtgttaatcagtttaaccttcagggtccaagttgaactatgcggttgttccctgcacttggaccggtacttctctctaggggtttcgtcatacttgttcctggttatggttatacactttgttgtacgtcgctctggataagagcgtctgccaaatgcctgtaatgtaatgtaatgtaatggactcCGCTGGGGTCCGGGCGGTCAAAATGACGAAATAGCGGACCTCAGCGTACGTCCACCTTGGCATGTCCGCGCGAAGCTCAATTTTTGTGACCGCGCGTACCTAGCGTACGTGTACCTGTGTCACACAAATCATCGCTCGGTACGAAACTGTTTCACATcgacatgcatttcatgtggcaCCGGAAACACGCGGTGATGCGGAATACACAAAACAGATATGGAGTGAACATTTGAAGAGAGACTGGCTGAAGAGGTGAGAAGGTACAGGCACCTATGCGATTCATCCCAACAGGATTATAAAGATTTTCAGAAGAACAACAATTCATGGAGAGAACTAAGCACACCGCTGGGCAAGGACGAGGCCATGTTTACAGTCTGTAACTTCCGGCAGAAAAGGAAAACGACGCGCAaagattgtgggaaatgtagggcTTGGGTATGCGGTGGTACGACTGGACTGTGAAACGGCGAACGATTGCGGACTGTCCGTCCGCACAGCGTATGCGCCCTGTATTTATAGAAAAGCGGTCgccattgttgttgttaattcATGGTTCTGGCGCACATCTTGACAACGGCGTTAGTCCCGCCCTTGGCTCTGATTGGATAATCGCTTCGGCAACCGGAGAAACCGCTGTTTCATGTCACGATGCCAgacctattttttacagtctctgtacCAGACCTGAATCTGCAGTGCTAGGATTCAAAGGTCTGGACCCAGACAAGCACTTCCATGGTTCGGAGTGCGTAGGCTAGTCCCAAATTTTGCCTGGAGTGCGTATTCCGGACCCCGGTAGTGTGGAATATGGAAATttgcggtttgggacacagccaatATGTA
Protein-coding sequences here:
- the LOC118220798 gene encoding zinc finger protein 883-like; the encoded protein is MESFSPVEKGSLPTFNGNTEGSSYYRESRAKNADCEYLSTTALGSRTTLMVDQMKTETNEQCSVNHDEHLLTAIKIEPDELDQINTKQENHRDDGDFGNLPVNTLPTESNYDLPEIEMETEEDQSECGGVRKRFSLQGNKSLSDRKNIRSHSEIDLDEKSYVSKDSGKLLQTSEVSERQKETPTGDKLYACRPHSCPDCGKSFRKSGNLKRHQLIHTGEKQFTCTQCGKSFSRLEHLKTHQRMHTGEKPYSCSDCNKSFSRSEHLKTHKRMHTGEKPYSCHDCKKSFNHLGSLKLHRQIHTGEKPHSCNECGMSFRELRILKRHQQIHTGERQHSCTVCGKCFSHLGALKIHRRTHTGEEPYSCSDCGKSFCHLGNLKQHQLTHTDESYSCTVCGKVFFRLGNLEQHQLLHTGERLYTCSECGKSFTHLGSLHTHQRIHKGEKTYICTECGQRFYRLGTFKEHQRVHTIEKEYTCIICGDSFGHLGHFKQHQQIHNKETLFMPEDELV